From Garra rufa chromosome 19, GarRuf1.0, whole genome shotgun sequence, the proteins below share one genomic window:
- the mark2a gene encoding serine/threonine-protein kinase MARK2 isoform X4: MSTRTPLLPMIDHSTGQSHSDSKPGGRCNMPHSTADEQPHIGCYRLLKTIGKGNFAKVKLAKHVLTGKEVAVKIIDKTQLNSSSLQKLFREVRIMKLLNHPNIVKLFEVIETEKTLYLVMEYASGGEVFDYLVAHGRMKEKEARAKFRQIVSAVQYCHQKCIVHRDLKAENLLLDADMNIKIADFGFSNEFTLGNKLDTFCGSPPYAAPELFQGKKYDGPEVDVWSLGVILYTLVSGSLPFDGQNLKELRERVLRGKYRIPFYMSTDCENLLKKFLILNPTKRGSLEQQIMKDRWMNVGHEDDELKPYIEPQPDYKDPKRTDIMLRMGYSLEEIQDSLINQKYNDVMATYLLLDYRNSELDELSIKPRLGTDLTNNAQSPSHKGQRNTSNPKSRKSADQSSSVSTKRPQGDTKHIAGSGSSSKVPPSPLISGDHKKTPTPSTNSILSSGTSRSRNSPITERATLGVQNGKDSLNTPGSRASTASAAAVLATSSRTRHHKSLSTSAHPSPSDIHAHRPSSANQKAPVVSPSAQNINISSMADRTNFSRGVTSRSTFHAGQQRATRDQQASAYNDPSASPSLSHGNSQVRRPGTGIFSKFTSKFVRRNLSFRFPRRSPYEGEGQDEASRPMLSTADKMEKGTQGLPGDENKDSFSSSSPASSIPSSTQASKDTKPRSLRFTWSMKTTSSMEPNEMMKEIRKVLDSNSCEYELRERFMLLCVSGNPAHDDFVQWEMEVCKLPRLSLNGVRFKRISGTSIAFKNIASKVANELKL, encoded by the exons GTGGCGGTGAAAATCATAGACAAGACTCAGCTCAACTCCTCCAGTCTTCAAAAG CTATTTCGGGAAGTGAGGATCATGAAGCTCTTGAATCACCCAAATATCG TGAAGTTATTTGAAGTGATTGAGACAGAGAAGACCCTCTACTTGGTGATGGAATATGCCAGCGGAG GCGAGGTGTTTGATTACCTCGTAGCCCACGGCAGAATGAAAGAGAAAGAGGCTCGAGCCAAATTCAGACAG ATTGTGTCAGCGGTGCAGTACTGTCACCAGAAGTGCATTGTCCACAGAGACCTCAAG GCAGAGAATCTGCTCCTGGATGCGGACATGAACATTAAAATTGCCGATTTCGGCTTCAGTAACGAATTCACACTGGGCAACAAGCTGGACACTTTTTGTGGCAGCCCTCCTTATGCTGCCCCCGAGCTCTTTCAGGGGAAGAAATACGACGGGCCAGAGGTGGACGTCTGGAGCCTTGGGGTCATACTATACACACTGGTCAGCGGTTCTTTGCCGTTCGATGGACAGAACCTAAAG GAGTTGCGAGAACGGGTTTTAAGGGGCAAGTACAGGATTCCCTTCTATATGTCGACTGACTGTGAGAACTTACTGAAGAAGTTCCTCATACTCAACCCAACAAAGAGAGGGAGCCTTGAG CAGCAGATCATGAAGGACCGGTGGATGAACGTAGGCCATGAGGATGATGAGTTGAAGCCCTACATCGAACCCCAACCTGACTACAAGGACCCTAAGAGGACAG atattATGCTACGGATGGGATACTCTCTAGAAGAGATACAAGACTCCCTGATCAACCAAAAATACAATGATGTCATGGCAACTTACTTATTACTGGACTATAGGAACTCAGAG CTGGATGAACTATCAATAAAGCCCCGCCTAGGCACTGACCTCACAAACAACGCCCAATCACCTTCTCACAAGGGACAACGCAATACCTCCAATCCGAAGTCCCGCAAATCCGCAGACCAAA GCTCCTCCGTTTCCACCAAGCGTCCTCAGGGCGACACTAAGCACATCGCTGGTTCAGGCAGCTCCAGTAAAGTCCCTCCCAGCCCACTGATCTCCGGAGACCATAAGAAAACTCCTACCCCTTCCACT AACAGCATCCTGTCCTCAGGCACCAGCCGCAGCAGGAACTCTCCAATCACTGAGAGAGCCACTCTGGGAGTACAGAACGGCAAGGACAG CTTGAACACTCCAGGGTCCCGCGCCTCCACCGCCTCAGCGGCCGCGGTCCTCGCCACCTCATCCCGCACCCGACACCACAAGTCCTTGTCCACCTCCGCCCACCCCAGTCCCTCAGACATCCATGCACATCGCCCCAG CTCGGCCAACCAGAAAGCACCAGTGGTCTCCCCCTCAGCTCAGAACATAAACATTTCCTCAATGGCTGACCGTACCAACTTCTCCAGAGGGGTGACGAGCAGAAGCACTTTCCACGCCGGCCAGCAGAGAGCCACACGAGACCAGCAAGCCTCAGCGTACAACGACCCCTCTGCCTCCCCCTCCCTTTCCCATGGCAACAGTCAGGTGCGCCGTCCCGGGACGGGCATCTTCAGCAAGTTTACTTCCAAATTTGTACGCAG AAATCTCTCATTCAGATTTCCCAGAAG GAGTCCGTATGAGGGAGAGGGTCAAGATGAGGCCAGCAG ACCCATGTTGAGCACTGCAGACAAGATGGAGAAAGGTACCCAAGGACTGCCTGGCGACGAAAACAAGGACTCCTTTTCTTCCTCTTCTCCAGCGTCCAGCATACCCTCGTCCACCCAGGCCTCCAAGGACACCAAGCCACGCTCCCTGCGCTTCACCTGGAGCATGAAGACCACCTCCTCCATGGAGCCCAACGAAATGATGAAGGAGATCCGGAAAGTTCTGGACTCCAACAGCTGCGAGTACGAGCTGCGCGAGCGCTTCATGCTCCTCTGCGTTTCGGGCAACCCCGCGCACGACGACTTCGTCCAGTGGGAGATGGAGGTGTGCAAGCTACCTCGCCTCTCGCTCAACGGGGTGCGCTTCAAGAGGATCTCCGGAACCTCCATCGCCTTCAAGAACATCGCCTCGAAGGTCGCAAACGAGCTAAAACTGTGA
- the mark2a gene encoding serine/threonine-protein kinase MARK2 isoform X10 yields MSTRTPLLPMIDHSTGQSHSDSKPGGRCNMPHSTADEQPHIGCYRLLKTIGKGNFAKVKLAKHVLTGKEVAVKIIDKTQLNSSSLQKLFREVRIMKLLNHPNIVKLFEVIETEKTLYLVMEYASGGEVFDYLVAHGRMKEKEARAKFRQIVSAVQYCHQKCIVHRDLKAENLLLDADMNIKIADFGFSNEFTLGNKLDTFCGSPPYAAPELFQGKKYDGPEVDVWSLGVILYTLVSGSLPFDGQNLKELRERVLRGKYRIPFYMSTDCENLLKKFLILNPTKRGSLEQIMKDRWMNVGHEDDELKPYIEPQPDYKDPKRTDIMLRMGYSLEEIQDSLINQKYNDVMATYLLLDYRNSELDELSIKPRLGTDLTNNAQSPSHKGQRNTSNPKSRKSADQSSSVSTKRPQGDTKHIAGSGSSSKVPPSPLISGDHKKTPTPSTNSILSSGTSRSRNSPITERATLGVQNGKDSSANQKAPVVSPSAQNINISSMADRTNFSRGVTSRSTFHAGQQRATRDQQASAYNDPSASPSLSHGNSQVRRPGTGIFSKFTSKFVRRNLSFRFPRRSPYEGEGQDEASRPMLSTADKMEKGTQGLPGDENKDSFSSSSPASSIPSSTQASKDTKPRSLRFTWSMKTTSSMEPNEMMKEIRKVLDSNSCEYELRERFMLLCVSGNPAHDDFVQWEMEVCKLPRLSLNGVRFKRISGTSIAFKNIASKVANELKL; encoded by the exons GTGGCGGTGAAAATCATAGACAAGACTCAGCTCAACTCCTCCAGTCTTCAAAAG CTATTTCGGGAAGTGAGGATCATGAAGCTCTTGAATCACCCAAATATCG TGAAGTTATTTGAAGTGATTGAGACAGAGAAGACCCTCTACTTGGTGATGGAATATGCCAGCGGAG GCGAGGTGTTTGATTACCTCGTAGCCCACGGCAGAATGAAAGAGAAAGAGGCTCGAGCCAAATTCAGACAG ATTGTGTCAGCGGTGCAGTACTGTCACCAGAAGTGCATTGTCCACAGAGACCTCAAG GCAGAGAATCTGCTCCTGGATGCGGACATGAACATTAAAATTGCCGATTTCGGCTTCAGTAACGAATTCACACTGGGCAACAAGCTGGACACTTTTTGTGGCAGCCCTCCTTATGCTGCCCCCGAGCTCTTTCAGGGGAAGAAATACGACGGGCCAGAGGTGGACGTCTGGAGCCTTGGGGTCATACTATACACACTGGTCAGCGGTTCTTTGCCGTTCGATGGACAGAACCTAAAG GAGTTGCGAGAACGGGTTTTAAGGGGCAAGTACAGGATTCCCTTCTATATGTCGACTGACTGTGAGAACTTACTGAAGAAGTTCCTCATACTCAACCCAACAAAGAGAGGGAGCCTTGAG CAGATCATGAAGGACCGGTGGATGAACGTAGGCCATGAGGATGATGAGTTGAAGCCCTACATCGAACCCCAACCTGACTACAAGGACCCTAAGAGGACAG atattATGCTACGGATGGGATACTCTCTAGAAGAGATACAAGACTCCCTGATCAACCAAAAATACAATGATGTCATGGCAACTTACTTATTACTGGACTATAGGAACTCAGAG CTGGATGAACTATCAATAAAGCCCCGCCTAGGCACTGACCTCACAAACAACGCCCAATCACCTTCTCACAAGGGACAACGCAATACCTCCAATCCGAAGTCCCGCAAATCCGCAGACCAAA GCTCCTCCGTTTCCACCAAGCGTCCTCAGGGCGACACTAAGCACATCGCTGGTTCAGGCAGCTCCAGTAAAGTCCCTCCCAGCCCACTGATCTCCGGAGACCATAAGAAAACTCCTACCCCTTCCACT AACAGCATCCTGTCCTCAGGCACCAGCCGCAGCAGGAACTCTCCAATCACTGAGAGAGCCACTCTGGGAGTACAGAACGGCAAGGACAG CTCGGCCAACCAGAAAGCACCAGTGGTCTCCCCCTCAGCTCAGAACATAAACATTTCCTCAATGGCTGACCGTACCAACTTCTCCAGAGGGGTGACGAGCAGAAGCACTTTCCACGCCGGCCAGCAGAGAGCCACACGAGACCAGCAAGCCTCAGCGTACAACGACCCCTCTGCCTCCCCCTCCCTTTCCCATGGCAACAGTCAGGTGCGCCGTCCCGGGACGGGCATCTTCAGCAAGTTTACTTCCAAATTTGTACGCAG AAATCTCTCATTCAGATTTCCCAGAAG GAGTCCGTATGAGGGAGAGGGTCAAGATGAGGCCAGCAG ACCCATGTTGAGCACTGCAGACAAGATGGAGAAAGGTACCCAAGGACTGCCTGGCGACGAAAACAAGGACTCCTTTTCTTCCTCTTCTCCAGCGTCCAGCATACCCTCGTCCACCCAGGCCTCCAAGGACACCAAGCCACGCTCCCTGCGCTTCACCTGGAGCATGAAGACCACCTCCTCCATGGAGCCCAACGAAATGATGAAGGAGATCCGGAAAGTTCTGGACTCCAACAGCTGCGAGTACGAGCTGCGCGAGCGCTTCATGCTCCTCTGCGTTTCGGGCAACCCCGCGCACGACGACTTCGTCCAGTGGGAGATGGAGGTGTGCAAGCTACCTCGCCTCTCGCTCAACGGGGTGCGCTTCAAGAGGATCTCCGGAACCTCCATCGCCTTCAAGAACATCGCCTCGAAGGTCGCAAACGAGCTAAAACTGTGA
- the mark2a gene encoding serine/threonine-protein kinase MARK2 isoform X8, protein MSTRTPLLPMIDHSTGQSHSDSKPGGRCNMPHSTADEQPHIGCYRLLKTIGKGNFAKVKLAKHVLTGKEVAVKIIDKTQLNSSSLQKLFREVRIMKLLNHPNIVKLFEVIETEKTLYLVMEYASGGEVFDYLVAHGRMKEKEARAKFRQIVSAVQYCHQKCIVHRDLKAENLLLDADMNIKIADFGFSNEFTLGNKLDTFCGSPPYAAPELFQGKKYDGPEVDVWSLGVILYTLVSGSLPFDGQNLKELRERVLRGKYRIPFYMSTDCENLLKKFLILNPTKRGSLEQQIMKDRWMNVGHEDDELKPYIEPQPDYKDPKRTGQHPSCAGGWKRDIMLRMGYSLEEIQDSLINQKYNDVMATYLLLDYRNSELDELSIKPRLGTDLTNNAQSPSHKGQRNTSNPKSRKSADQSSSVSTKRPQGDTKHIAGSGSSSKVPPSPLISGDHKKTPTPSTNSILSSGTSRSRNSPITERATLGVQNGKDSLNTPGSRASTASAAAVLATSSRTRHHKSLSTSAHPSPSDIHAHRPSSANQKAPVVSPSAQNINISSMADRTNFSRGVTSRSTFHAGQQRATRDQQASAYNDPSASPSLSHGNSQVRRPGTGIFSKFTSKFVRRPMLSTADKMEKGTQGLPGDENKDSFSSSSPASSIPSSTQASKDTKPRSLRFTWSMKTTSSMEPNEMMKEIRKVLDSNSCEYELRERFMLLCVSGNPAHDDFVQWEMEVCKLPRLSLNGVRFKRISGTSIAFKNIASKVANELKL, encoded by the exons GTGGCGGTGAAAATCATAGACAAGACTCAGCTCAACTCCTCCAGTCTTCAAAAG CTATTTCGGGAAGTGAGGATCATGAAGCTCTTGAATCACCCAAATATCG TGAAGTTATTTGAAGTGATTGAGACAGAGAAGACCCTCTACTTGGTGATGGAATATGCCAGCGGAG GCGAGGTGTTTGATTACCTCGTAGCCCACGGCAGAATGAAAGAGAAAGAGGCTCGAGCCAAATTCAGACAG ATTGTGTCAGCGGTGCAGTACTGTCACCAGAAGTGCATTGTCCACAGAGACCTCAAG GCAGAGAATCTGCTCCTGGATGCGGACATGAACATTAAAATTGCCGATTTCGGCTTCAGTAACGAATTCACACTGGGCAACAAGCTGGACACTTTTTGTGGCAGCCCTCCTTATGCTGCCCCCGAGCTCTTTCAGGGGAAGAAATACGACGGGCCAGAGGTGGACGTCTGGAGCCTTGGGGTCATACTATACACACTGGTCAGCGGTTCTTTGCCGTTCGATGGACAGAACCTAAAG GAGTTGCGAGAACGGGTTTTAAGGGGCAAGTACAGGATTCCCTTCTATATGTCGACTGACTGTGAGAACTTACTGAAGAAGTTCCTCATACTCAACCCAACAAAGAGAGGGAGCCTTGAG CAGCAGATCATGAAGGACCGGTGGATGAACGTAGGCCATGAGGATGATGAGTTGAAGCCCTACATCGAACCCCAACCTGACTACAAGGACCCTAAGAGGACAGGTCAGCACCCCAGCTGTGCAGGGGGTTGGAAGAGAG atattATGCTACGGATGGGATACTCTCTAGAAGAGATACAAGACTCCCTGATCAACCAAAAATACAATGATGTCATGGCAACTTACTTATTACTGGACTATAGGAACTCAGAG CTGGATGAACTATCAATAAAGCCCCGCCTAGGCACTGACCTCACAAACAACGCCCAATCACCTTCTCACAAGGGACAACGCAATACCTCCAATCCGAAGTCCCGCAAATCCGCAGACCAAA GCTCCTCCGTTTCCACCAAGCGTCCTCAGGGCGACACTAAGCACATCGCTGGTTCAGGCAGCTCCAGTAAAGTCCCTCCCAGCCCACTGATCTCCGGAGACCATAAGAAAACTCCTACCCCTTCCACT AACAGCATCCTGTCCTCAGGCACCAGCCGCAGCAGGAACTCTCCAATCACTGAGAGAGCCACTCTGGGAGTACAGAACGGCAAGGACAG CTTGAACACTCCAGGGTCCCGCGCCTCCACCGCCTCAGCGGCCGCGGTCCTCGCCACCTCATCCCGCACCCGACACCACAAGTCCTTGTCCACCTCCGCCCACCCCAGTCCCTCAGACATCCATGCACATCGCCCCAG CTCGGCCAACCAGAAAGCACCAGTGGTCTCCCCCTCAGCTCAGAACATAAACATTTCCTCAATGGCTGACCGTACCAACTTCTCCAGAGGGGTGACGAGCAGAAGCACTTTCCACGCCGGCCAGCAGAGAGCCACACGAGACCAGCAAGCCTCAGCGTACAACGACCCCTCTGCCTCCCCCTCCCTTTCCCATGGCAACAGTCAGGTGCGCCGTCCCGGGACGGGCATCTTCAGCAAGTTTACTTCCAAATTTGTACGCAG ACCCATGTTGAGCACTGCAGACAAGATGGAGAAAGGTACCCAAGGACTGCCTGGCGACGAAAACAAGGACTCCTTTTCTTCCTCTTCTCCAGCGTCCAGCATACCCTCGTCCACCCAGGCCTCCAAGGACACCAAGCCACGCTCCCTGCGCTTCACCTGGAGCATGAAGACCACCTCCTCCATGGAGCCCAACGAAATGATGAAGGAGATCCGGAAAGTTCTGGACTCCAACAGCTGCGAGTACGAGCTGCGCGAGCGCTTCATGCTCCTCTGCGTTTCGGGCAACCCCGCGCACGACGACTTCGTCCAGTGGGAGATGGAGGTGTGCAAGCTACCTCGCCTCTCGCTCAACGGGGTGCGCTTCAAGAGGATCTCCGGAACCTCCATCGCCTTCAAGAACATCGCCTCGAAGGTCGCAAACGAGCTAAAACTGTGA
- the mark2a gene encoding serine/threonine-protein kinase MARK2 isoform X1, whose protein sequence is MSTRTPLLPMIDHSTGQSHSDSKPGGRCNMPHSTADEQPHIGCYRLLKTIGKGNFAKVKLAKHVLTGKEVAVKIIDKTQLNSSSLQKLFREVRIMKLLNHPNIVKLFEVIETEKTLYLVMEYASGGEVFDYLVAHGRMKEKEARAKFRQIVSAVQYCHQKCIVHRDLKAENLLLDADMNIKIADFGFSNEFTLGNKLDTFCGSPPYAAPELFQGKKYDGPEVDVWSLGVILYTLVSGSLPFDGQNLKELRERVLRGKYRIPFYMSTDCENLLKKFLILNPTKRGSLEQQIMKDRWMNVGHEDDELKPYIEPQPDYKDPKRTGQHPSCAGGWKRDIMLRMGYSLEEIQDSLINQKYNDVMATYLLLDYRNSELDELSIKPRLGTDLTNNAQSPSHKGQRNTSNPKSRKSADQSSSVSTKRPQGDTKHIAGSGSSSKVPPSPLISGDHKKTPTPSTNSILSSGTSRSRNSPITERATLGVQNGKDSLNTPGSRASTASAAAVLATSSRTRHHKSLSTSAHPSPSDIHAHRPSSANQKAPVVSPSAQNINISSMADRTNFSRGVTSRSTFHAGQQRATRDQQASAYNDPSASPSLSHGNSQVRRPGTGIFSKFTSKFVRRNLSFRFPRRSPYEGEGQDEASRPMLSTADKMEKGTQGLPGDENKDSFSSSSPASSIPSSTQASKDTKPRSLRFTWSMKTTSSMEPNEMMKEIRKVLDSNSCEYELRERFMLLCVSGNPAHDDFVQWEMEVCKLPRLSLNGVRFKRISGTSIAFKNIASKVANELKL, encoded by the exons GTGGCGGTGAAAATCATAGACAAGACTCAGCTCAACTCCTCCAGTCTTCAAAAG CTATTTCGGGAAGTGAGGATCATGAAGCTCTTGAATCACCCAAATATCG TGAAGTTATTTGAAGTGATTGAGACAGAGAAGACCCTCTACTTGGTGATGGAATATGCCAGCGGAG GCGAGGTGTTTGATTACCTCGTAGCCCACGGCAGAATGAAAGAGAAAGAGGCTCGAGCCAAATTCAGACAG ATTGTGTCAGCGGTGCAGTACTGTCACCAGAAGTGCATTGTCCACAGAGACCTCAAG GCAGAGAATCTGCTCCTGGATGCGGACATGAACATTAAAATTGCCGATTTCGGCTTCAGTAACGAATTCACACTGGGCAACAAGCTGGACACTTTTTGTGGCAGCCCTCCTTATGCTGCCCCCGAGCTCTTTCAGGGGAAGAAATACGACGGGCCAGAGGTGGACGTCTGGAGCCTTGGGGTCATACTATACACACTGGTCAGCGGTTCTTTGCCGTTCGATGGACAGAACCTAAAG GAGTTGCGAGAACGGGTTTTAAGGGGCAAGTACAGGATTCCCTTCTATATGTCGACTGACTGTGAGAACTTACTGAAGAAGTTCCTCATACTCAACCCAACAAAGAGAGGGAGCCTTGAG CAGCAGATCATGAAGGACCGGTGGATGAACGTAGGCCATGAGGATGATGAGTTGAAGCCCTACATCGAACCCCAACCTGACTACAAGGACCCTAAGAGGACAGGTCAGCACCCCAGCTGTGCAGGGGGTTGGAAGAGAG atattATGCTACGGATGGGATACTCTCTAGAAGAGATACAAGACTCCCTGATCAACCAAAAATACAATGATGTCATGGCAACTTACTTATTACTGGACTATAGGAACTCAGAG CTGGATGAACTATCAATAAAGCCCCGCCTAGGCACTGACCTCACAAACAACGCCCAATCACCTTCTCACAAGGGACAACGCAATACCTCCAATCCGAAGTCCCGCAAATCCGCAGACCAAA GCTCCTCCGTTTCCACCAAGCGTCCTCAGGGCGACACTAAGCACATCGCTGGTTCAGGCAGCTCCAGTAAAGTCCCTCCCAGCCCACTGATCTCCGGAGACCATAAGAAAACTCCTACCCCTTCCACT AACAGCATCCTGTCCTCAGGCACCAGCCGCAGCAGGAACTCTCCAATCACTGAGAGAGCCACTCTGGGAGTACAGAACGGCAAGGACAG CTTGAACACTCCAGGGTCCCGCGCCTCCACCGCCTCAGCGGCCGCGGTCCTCGCCACCTCATCCCGCACCCGACACCACAAGTCCTTGTCCACCTCCGCCCACCCCAGTCCCTCAGACATCCATGCACATCGCCCCAG CTCGGCCAACCAGAAAGCACCAGTGGTCTCCCCCTCAGCTCAGAACATAAACATTTCCTCAATGGCTGACCGTACCAACTTCTCCAGAGGGGTGACGAGCAGAAGCACTTTCCACGCCGGCCAGCAGAGAGCCACACGAGACCAGCAAGCCTCAGCGTACAACGACCCCTCTGCCTCCCCCTCCCTTTCCCATGGCAACAGTCAGGTGCGCCGTCCCGGGACGGGCATCTTCAGCAAGTTTACTTCCAAATTTGTACGCAG AAATCTCTCATTCAGATTTCCCAGAAG GAGTCCGTATGAGGGAGAGGGTCAAGATGAGGCCAGCAG ACCCATGTTGAGCACTGCAGACAAGATGGAGAAAGGTACCCAAGGACTGCCTGGCGACGAAAACAAGGACTCCTTTTCTTCCTCTTCTCCAGCGTCCAGCATACCCTCGTCCACCCAGGCCTCCAAGGACACCAAGCCACGCTCCCTGCGCTTCACCTGGAGCATGAAGACCACCTCCTCCATGGAGCCCAACGAAATGATGAAGGAGATCCGGAAAGTTCTGGACTCCAACAGCTGCGAGTACGAGCTGCGCGAGCGCTTCATGCTCCTCTGCGTTTCGGGCAACCCCGCGCACGACGACTTCGTCCAGTGGGAGATGGAGGTGTGCAAGCTACCTCGCCTCTCGCTCAACGGGGTGCGCTTCAAGAGGATCTCCGGAACCTCCATCGCCTTCAAGAACATCGCCTCGAAGGTCGCAAACGAGCTAAAACTGTGA
- the mark2a gene encoding serine/threonine-protein kinase MARK2 isoform X7: MSTRTPLLPMIDHSTGQSHSDSKPGGRCNMPHSTADEQPHIGCYRLLKTIGKGNFAKVKLAKHVLTGKEVAVKIIDKTQLNSSSLQKLFREVRIMKLLNHPNIVKLFEVIETEKTLYLVMEYASGGEVFDYLVAHGRMKEKEARAKFRQIVSAVQYCHQKCIVHRDLKAENLLLDADMNIKIADFGFSNEFTLGNKLDTFCGSPPYAAPELFQGKKYDGPEVDVWSLGVILYTLVSGSLPFDGQNLKELRERVLRGKYRIPFYMSTDCENLLKKFLILNPTKRGSLEQQIMKDRWMNVGHEDDELKPYIEPQPDYKDPKRTGQHPSCAGGWKRDIMLRMGYSLEEIQDSLINQKYNDVMATYLLLDYRNSELDELSIKPRLGTDLTNNAQSPSHKGQRNTSNPKSRKSADQSSSVSTKRPQGDTKHIAGSGSSSKVPPSPLISGDHKKTPTPSTNSILSSGTSRSRNSPITERATLGVQNGKDSLNTPGSRASTASAAAVLATSSRTRHHKSLSTSAHPSPSDIHAHRPSSANQKAPVVSPSAQNINISSMADRTNFSRGVTSRSTFHAGQQRATRDQQASAYNDPSASPSLSHGNSQVRRPGTGIFSKFTSKFVRRNLSFRFPRRPMLSTADKMEKGTQGLPGDENKDSFSSSSPASSIPSSTQASKDTKPRSLRFTWSMKTTSSMEPNEMMKEIRKVLDSNSCEYELRERFMLLCVSGNPAHDDFVQWEMEVCKLPRLSLNGVRFKRISGTSIAFKNIASKVANELKL; this comes from the exons GTGGCGGTGAAAATCATAGACAAGACTCAGCTCAACTCCTCCAGTCTTCAAAAG CTATTTCGGGAAGTGAGGATCATGAAGCTCTTGAATCACCCAAATATCG TGAAGTTATTTGAAGTGATTGAGACAGAGAAGACCCTCTACTTGGTGATGGAATATGCCAGCGGAG GCGAGGTGTTTGATTACCTCGTAGCCCACGGCAGAATGAAAGAGAAAGAGGCTCGAGCCAAATTCAGACAG ATTGTGTCAGCGGTGCAGTACTGTCACCAGAAGTGCATTGTCCACAGAGACCTCAAG GCAGAGAATCTGCTCCTGGATGCGGACATGAACATTAAAATTGCCGATTTCGGCTTCAGTAACGAATTCACACTGGGCAACAAGCTGGACACTTTTTGTGGCAGCCCTCCTTATGCTGCCCCCGAGCTCTTTCAGGGGAAGAAATACGACGGGCCAGAGGTGGACGTCTGGAGCCTTGGGGTCATACTATACACACTGGTCAGCGGTTCTTTGCCGTTCGATGGACAGAACCTAAAG GAGTTGCGAGAACGGGTTTTAAGGGGCAAGTACAGGATTCCCTTCTATATGTCGACTGACTGTGAGAACTTACTGAAGAAGTTCCTCATACTCAACCCAACAAAGAGAGGGAGCCTTGAG CAGCAGATCATGAAGGACCGGTGGATGAACGTAGGCCATGAGGATGATGAGTTGAAGCCCTACATCGAACCCCAACCTGACTACAAGGACCCTAAGAGGACAGGTCAGCACCCCAGCTGTGCAGGGGGTTGGAAGAGAG atattATGCTACGGATGGGATACTCTCTAGAAGAGATACAAGACTCCCTGATCAACCAAAAATACAATGATGTCATGGCAACTTACTTATTACTGGACTATAGGAACTCAGAG CTGGATGAACTATCAATAAAGCCCCGCCTAGGCACTGACCTCACAAACAACGCCCAATCACCTTCTCACAAGGGACAACGCAATACCTCCAATCCGAAGTCCCGCAAATCCGCAGACCAAA GCTCCTCCGTTTCCACCAAGCGTCCTCAGGGCGACACTAAGCACATCGCTGGTTCAGGCAGCTCCAGTAAAGTCCCTCCCAGCCCACTGATCTCCGGAGACCATAAGAAAACTCCTACCCCTTCCACT AACAGCATCCTGTCCTCAGGCACCAGCCGCAGCAGGAACTCTCCAATCACTGAGAGAGCCACTCTGGGAGTACAGAACGGCAAGGACAG CTTGAACACTCCAGGGTCCCGCGCCTCCACCGCCTCAGCGGCCGCGGTCCTCGCCACCTCATCCCGCACCCGACACCACAAGTCCTTGTCCACCTCCGCCCACCCCAGTCCCTCAGACATCCATGCACATCGCCCCAG CTCGGCCAACCAGAAAGCACCAGTGGTCTCCCCCTCAGCTCAGAACATAAACATTTCCTCAATGGCTGACCGTACCAACTTCTCCAGAGGGGTGACGAGCAGAAGCACTTTCCACGCCGGCCAGCAGAGAGCCACACGAGACCAGCAAGCCTCAGCGTACAACGACCCCTCTGCCTCCCCCTCCCTTTCCCATGGCAACAGTCAGGTGCGCCGTCCCGGGACGGGCATCTTCAGCAAGTTTACTTCCAAATTTGTACGCAG AAATCTCTCATTCAGATTTCCCAGAAG ACCCATGTTGAGCACTGCAGACAAGATGGAGAAAGGTACCCAAGGACTGCCTGGCGACGAAAACAAGGACTCCTTTTCTTCCTCTTCTCCAGCGTCCAGCATACCCTCGTCCACCCAGGCCTCCAAGGACACCAAGCCACGCTCCCTGCGCTTCACCTGGAGCATGAAGACCACCTCCTCCATGGAGCCCAACGAAATGATGAAGGAGATCCGGAAAGTTCTGGACTCCAACAGCTGCGAGTACGAGCTGCGCGAGCGCTTCATGCTCCTCTGCGTTTCGGGCAACCCCGCGCACGACGACTTCGTCCAGTGGGAGATGGAGGTGTGCAAGCTACCTCGCCTCTCGCTCAACGGGGTGCGCTTCAAGAGGATCTCCGGAACCTCCATCGCCTTCAAGAACATCGCCTCGAAGGTCGCAAACGAGCTAAAACTGTGA